In Takifugu flavidus isolate HTHZ2018 chromosome 5, ASM371156v2, whole genome shotgun sequence, the following proteins share a genomic window:
- the LOC130526514 gene encoding uncharacterized protein LOC130526514: protein MLSFLGLAGYSRHFIPAYSEKTTPLRAMVNEQGMRNLTARLTWTTEGEKAFIALKQALTTSACFAIPEYKDTFFLDVSEGEHTVNGVLFQKKGGERKVLMYASIMLDPIENRHPSCVRHVAGVAKLLQKTAHLVMGHALTVLTTHSVVSLVRSAAFTMTSLRQTRMDKILTAPHITYTHEGINMADGMGEGEPHRCEEKVKKDEKIRVDLKTEPLKDPDEILFTDGCCFRHPQEGLKAAYAIVRQSEEGFEEVETGNLTGKESAQLAELKAVIRALEISKGKRVTIYTDSAYVVGAIHLELCQWLRAGFNTASGSPIKHEAEMRQLTQALMEPAEVAVVKCKGHSKENSLEGGGNEAADQAAKKAAGYKPSYNLLLAEKTVHEILPRYDRERLSCDQKEASPHEKTVWKERGAV from the coding sequence atgttgtcatttctgggtcttgcGGGCTATAGTAGACACTTTATCCCTGCATactcagaaaagactacgcccctacgtgcaatggtgaatgaacagggaatgcgtaatttgacagctcggttgacatggacaactgagggagagaaagcgttcattgctcttaaacaggcactcacgacatctgcatgttttgccattccggaatataaagatactttctttttggatgtttctgaaggagaacatacagtaaatggtgttctctttcagaaaaaagggggtgaaaggaaagtattaatgtatgcaagtataatgctggaccccattgaaaacaggcacccatcgtgtgtaaggcatgtagcaggggtagcaaaacttttacaaaaaacagcacatttagtgatgggtcacgctctgacagttcttacaacacatagtgtggtatcactggtcaggtcagcagcattcaccatgacctcacttaggcagaccaggatggacaagattttaacggcaccacatataacatacacacatgaagggatcaatatggcagatggcatgggagagggtgaaccacacagatgtgaagagaaagtgaagaaagatgaaaaaatcagagtagatcttaagacggagccgttaaaggatccagatgaaatactattcacagacggctgttgtttcagacacccacaagagggtctgaaagctgcctatgcaatagttagacagtcagaagaaggctttgaggaagtggaaacaggaaacctaacaggtaaagagtcagcacaacttgcagaattgaaggcagttattagagcattagaaatatcaaagggaaagagagtgaccatctatacagattcagcatatgtagtgggagcaatacacttagaactttgtcaatggttgcgggcaggttttaacacagcatcaggatctcctataaaacatgaggcagagatgaggcaactgacacaggcactcatggagccagcagaggtcgcagtcgtaaagtgcaaaggtcacagcaaagagaactctctggagggaggaggtaatgaggctgcagatcaggcagcaaagaaggcagcaggttataaaccaagttacaatttgttgttggcagagaaaacagttcatgaaattcttccaagatacgatagggaaagacttagttgtgatcaaaAAGAAGCTTCTCcgcatgaaaaaacagtttggaaggaaaggggggctgtgtga